In Chitinophagaceae bacterium, the genomic window TGGTAATTGCCTTCCTGGGAATATTAGCAATGCCGTTAAACTCTGCGGCTGCATCAAACCTGGTTACTTTGTCCAGGGTAATTAACCGTGTAACAGAACTAATGTGTGAGCCGGGTTCATTAAAACCTATATGCCCGTTGCGGCCAATGCCTAATAGTTGAAAATCTATTCCACCTACATTTTTTATCAACTCTTCATATTGTTCACAATGTTGTTTTACATTTTCCAGGCCCACCTGTCCACTGGGAATATGGCAATTTGCCGGATCAATATCTATATGCTTAAATAAATTTTCTTGCATGAAGTGCCTGTAACTTTGTAAAGATTCCGGCGGCAGCGGATAATACTCGTCGAGGTTAAAAGAAATTACATTTTTAAAGCTAAGGCCTTCTTCCTTGTGCATCCTCACCAGCTCCTGGTATATTTTTAACGGTGTAGAACCGGTAGCCAAACCGAGTACGGCATGTGCGCTCTGTTGCTGTTTTGAGCGAATGAGACTGGCAATTTCGTTGGAAACAGATTTGCATGCATCATCTGCTTTATTAAAGATAGTAACCGGGATTTTCTCAAAAGAGGTGAACTGCTGTTTAATTAGTGTTTCTGTTATCATATTTTTGATATTTAATAAAACTGCGTTAATATTTTTTTGCCTGTAACATAAGCTTACACATTACTTTTACATTTATACAAAGGGTTGGGCATATCAAAACGTTTCATAGGATCAAACTTTCATAAAATATAACCCAAATTCTGCAAGGCATGGGTTAAGCCTTGAAGACAATATTTTCAACCTTAATTTAACTGCTTTTACTGTACTAAATTTTAATAACCGTTTAAACCCAATGCTGGTACCCTGTGCAGCCATTATCCATGCTTTTCCATCCCAATATTCAAGGGCAAATTTTTCAATTCTTTGGCCCATGCGGATGTTTTCCTGCAATTGCAATACATTAAAAGTAGCCTTGGTTTTCAGTTGTATTTCAATTATAGCTGTGGTATCATTGCCGGTTGTGGTGAAATGAGTGGCATCATTATTATCTAAAATTAAACCGGCATTTATGCCATTGCTGCTTTCTAAAATTGCATTTTTTGCAAAATTTTTTTTGAAGATATTATCCCGAAGTTGTTTCCATTTTTTAAGTGCAGCAATATCACTGTCGTTTATCAAACCTTCTTTGTCGGGCGGTATATTGAGTAATAAAACTCCATTGCGGCCTACGGAATTAAAATAAATATCCAGTAATTTTTCCGGTGTTTTTACTTTACTATTTTCTTCTTCATGAAAAAACCATCCCGGCCTTATGGATACATCGGTTTCTGCCGGGTACCATACCAGGCCTTTTGCATTAATTATTTTATCACGGCTGCCTAAATCGCTTCCGGTCATATCGCCCTGTGGTTTAAAGGCCAAATTTTTTTGTGAGCCTTCGGTAATTGAAGCAATGTTTAAGTTATTGGTGGGCACCACGCTCCATTCAGTTTCTCTTCCATATCCTGTTTCGGTACCTACCCATCTTACATCGGGGCCCATAATGGCAATGGTAGCCGTGGGTTGAAGTTCCCGTATCAGCTTGTACCATCGGTCAAAATCGTACACTTGTTTTTTCCCGTTTAGCCCTTCGCCATTGGCGCCATCAAACCATACTTCATCAATACGACCATAGTTGCTGAGCAATTCGGTAAGTTGTTGTACAAAAAAGTCATTGTATGCATCGCTGCCATACATCGCTGCATTCATATCCCATGGAGAGAGATAAATGCCAAAGCCAATACCGTATTTTTTACAGGCCCTGCTTACTGCTTTCACCACATCGCCTTTGCCCTTTTTCCATGGGCTTGCGGCTACTGAATGTTTACTGGTTTTTGTGGGCCAAAGGCAAAAACCATCATGATGCTTTGCCGTTAATATTACTTGTTTTATGCCTGCATCTTTTGCAATTTGAACCCACTGGTTTGCATCCAGTGCAGTGGGGTTAAAAATTTTAGGATCTTCTTTACCTGTTCCCCATTCACGGCCAGTAAATGTATTGGTGCCAAAATGAAAAAATGCGGTGATCTCCAACTGCTGCCATCTTAACTGCCTGGGAGAAGGAACAACATGGGCCGCTTTTGAAATAATTTCCTTATAGCCGTCGTTAGGCTGAAGCAATACATAATTACCTTGCTGCGCCCATACCGAATGATAATGGCACAATGAGCAAAGGATAATTAAATATTTTTTCATTTTTATATTAACTGAAAGTTAAGTTATTATTTGAAAAAAAGCCGGCCAAGAATGGCCGGCTGAAACTTATTCTAATTACTGCTTAAGAAAAATGGTTTTTCGTAGAAAAATAGTTTAATGTTTAGCCCACCAAAGCGGTGTGAGTACTTCATCAGGCCCTCCCAATAAAGCAACAGCTGCGTTGTAACCAGCTTCGTTACTGTTTCTCAGGCTTGAGGGGTATTTTAACCTTTGTGGGAAAAATTTTACGTCACTTGTCATATAAGTGCTGGAAGTTAAAGCGGGAAGGTTGGGTAGTGCATTTTCAATAACCGGGTTTTCCAGGAATGGCAATCCTAATCTCCTTTGATCATTCCATCCTTCCAATGGTAACCAGGGAACTTGTGCTATATATTTCTGCGTAATGATTTTACTTAATAAATCATTTTTAACTGTTCCGTTGCTATACAAATTATTTGTAGGGTATGAAATATTTACCACACCAGGGGTATTGGTATACCCATCAACATAATTCATCACAAGGGTTGCAGCTGGTTCTGTAGTATGAGTCCAACTTACAGATGTACCACACCTGTTATAATTAGTAGAACTTAAATAAGATGCCAGGAATGATTCTACTCCCCAATATTCAAAACTTTTGCGAACTCCCTCTTCATATGCCGCCTGAGCGCCCATTGGAACAGACCATCCTCTAACTGCCGCTTCTGCTAATAAAAAGTATGTTTCCCAGGCTGCAAAGAAGATGCGTTTATTGGTGCTGTTCCTAAATTGGTTTGCCATACGTGGAATGCTGCCACCATCTGCTCTTACATTGTTTGTAGATCCTTTTGCTCCCCAATCTCCCCCAGTATACGCATTGTAAGTAAACTTTGCATCAACAGTTGCAACAACTGCACTGGATGCATCTGTTAATGTATGAACAGTGGTAATTGCAGATTGATCCCATGAAGGATAAGAATTAAAGTTTGAGTTGCCACTCCATCCTGTTGGGAAATTAGGATCATTAACCGGAGTGGATGGGTTTGAAGCATTATATACACCTCTTGAAAAATCACCCGGAATGATAAAGGCTTTATAAGCACGGGGATCAATCATATTGGGTAAGCCATCCAGCCAATAGGCCGCTGTAGGATCATTGGTTAAAGGCGAAAAATGATTAGCATATTTAATACCAACATAGTCGGCAGCTTTAATATACGGATCAAATTTAGCATCTAACTGATCGGCAGAAGTTATCCCACCTAAACCTGTATATAAGTTTTTTAAGGTAGCGCTTAAGCGACCGGGATTCCATTCACGGCTCATTACACCCGTTAATGCATCCCAACCTGGTTTTTCTGAAATCTGGAAAGTTTGATCGGCATCAGTAATGAGTTCGCCTGTTGCCGCTGCTTCAAATTCAGTTTTTGCTTTTCCAGGATCTATTTCTGATAAACGCATTGCAAGGCGTAAACGCATAGAGTTGGCATACCTTCTCCATTTAGCATAATCATAACTATAGACAGGGTCTTCTTTTTTCACTACATCGGGGTTTACAACAGATACATCCAGTTTGCTGCTTGCATCTTTCAATTCTTCCAATAAAAAATAATATACATCCTTAACGCTTGCTGGTTGTGGATTTACACCCTGGAAAGCATTAATAGGAATAGGGCCAAAATTATCCGATAATTCACTCATTAAGTAAGCCCTCCAAATACGGGCAACTTGTAATAAGTTGTTGGTATATGGCTTCACATTACCAGAGGCAATTTTTGATTCTGCTACTTGTACTGCTGAATTGATTTGATTTAACCAGCCACTCATATAGCCGTTACCGTAATAATCGCTGCTCCAGCCATCATTATAGATACCGCCACTTATTGAAGTTCCCTGGAAAGATTGGTGACTTGCACATTGCCAGTACAACACAAAGGTTCTCTCGGCAATATGCGGATCCATTTGTGTACCAATTATTGATCCATTGATAAAGTATTCAACCTGCACCTGGTCTAAGCTGGCTGCAAGCGGATCGTTATTAATTTCTTCAAATTTTTTACACGAAGTAAACAACACACCCAATGTTGTGAGTAAGGTTGTTATTTTAATTATCTTTTTCATTTGAAAATAATTTTTAAAATTAAAAGCTTAGGTTTAGGTTAAACATAAAAGCACGTGTAGTGGGTAACCCTGCATTTTCAAAACCGGTTGCATTGGTATTGGTTGCATAAACCGATTCGGGGTCAATTCCACGTACATGGCTTTTTATTAGCCATACGTTGTTGCACGAAATACCAATTTTAGCTTTTTGTATAGGCGTTTTTGCTAAAAACCTAGTAGGCAATTCATAGCTTAATTGTACGTTTCTTAAACGGAAACTTGATGCATCATAAAGATTTGCTTCGGTAATACCCAGGTTGTTGGCCGTGGACACGCTTACCCAATATTGTTGTGGTGTAACTTCAGTAGTGTTCTGTACAAATGTATTTCCCGATGCTACCACACCATCCACTACAAAGTTTTCTCTTTCACCATTTGGAGCTGTAATGCCTGCAGTACCAAAGCGCTGCATAGCAACCTGAGTAGCAGAGAATATTTGGCCACCAAATCTTGCATCAAATAGGAAAGATAAACCAAAGCCTTTATATTCAAAAGCATTCGTAAAACCTAATAAGCCTTTGGCTTGTTGGTTGCCTAATCTTACAATTTCAGCGTTGCGGGTGGGTAATCCATTACCATCCAAAATAATTTTGCCATAAAAAGGGCTGGCCTTGTCGGAAACCCTGTTGAATTTTGTTCCATAAATTTCGCCATATTTTTGACCTACAACAGCCAATACAGCAACATCATCAAAGCCACCTAAGCCATATTTTGTAACACCTTCAGAAAGTTCTTCAACCGTATTGTTATTAGCAGAGTAATTTACTGACAGGCTCCAGTTAAGGCCCTTTTCTTTGCTTAACACTTTACCATCTACCATTAATTCAATACCTGTATTTTGTACATCACCGGCATTTATTTTCTTTGTTGAATAACCACTTTGAGGGTCCATTGGTAAATCAATCAATTGCTTAGTAGCATTTGATTTGTACCAGGCAAGATCAAAGCCAATACGATTATTCAGGAAACGCATTTCAAGACCCAGCTCAGTTGATTTAATTAACTCACTTTGTACATTGGGGTCAAATAGTGTATTTCTTCTTGTAGCTGTAGTATTATTGTTGGGGTCTTTGCCAATTAAAAAGGTATTGTATAATTGGTAAGGAGTTAAATCATTACCCACGGCTGCGTAAGATGCTCTCAATTTACCATAGCTCATCCAGTTAGGAAGGTTGGTACCCATATTATTCAGCATTTCTGTAAAAATGTATGATAAACTTACAGAAGGGTAGAAGAAAGAACGGTTGCTTTTACTTAAAGTGGAAGACCAGTCGTTCCTAAATGTGGCATCCAAAAATAAATAACTATCATAGTTTAATTGAACACTACCATATAGTGAATTCATTTTTCTTTCGGTAAAACCTTCACCAACTGTAGGTGCATTTACACCATTATTTAAAGAGAATAAATTAGGTACCACTAATTCTCCTGATGAAGCATTTATAGATTCCCACTTTTGTGACATGATATTTCCTCCAATGGTAGCCATACCGCCTACTCTTCCAAATAAATTATCCTTACGTGCAGTTAATAGGGTACTATAATTTTTTTCTATAAAAGTTTGTTTTCCCAGGCTGTACCTGCCTGATGAAGTAAGAGGGCTTCCTCCATAAATTTTTGATTGTGTATTTGTAGTGTACATATCTGCACCTGCCTTTACTTCTGCATTTAGCCAATTGGTAAATTGATATTTAACAGAGCCAAACATAACAAAACGATCTCTTGAATCGGCATTAAGGTTATACTTGCTACCCCAATATGGGTTTACCTGGCTGCCTGCACCTGGGAACCATATCATTTTTCCAGTTGTAGTATCTACAGCATTTTTAAACTGTAAAATATCCATTGAGCGAGGCAGCATATACATTGTATATGCACTGCTATTATCCCTACCACCTATTGGCCTGTTTCCTGCCGTGGAGTTACTATATTGTATTTTAGTATCTGTTGACCAGCGGTCTGAAGGGCCAAATTTGGTAATTGCCCTTGCAGTAAGGTTAGTTCTGGTTAATTTAATGCCAGGCCACATACCTTTATCTTCTAAACGATTAAATGAAGTATAGATACCTGTTGATTTATAAAGCTGTTGAAAAGATAAGCTATAGTTTTGATTAGTTCCGGTACCCATAAAATTATCTACGTTGTTGTAGATAGAAAGTGGTACCTGACGGCCATCCCAGTTTTCAACCGTTTGCCCCGCTGCTTTTGGTCCCCAGCTGCTGGTTTCTTGTTTATTATATACACCATTAAGACCCTGGCCAAAACTATTTTGCATATCGGGATTGGTTAAAATGCTTTCAGTACCCAATGTTGTAGAAAATGAAATACCCAAACCCTTTTGCCTTTTTCCTGATTTGGTGGTAATAAGAATTACACCGTTACCTGCCCTTGAGCCATACAATGCAGCGGCAGAAGGCCCTTTAAGAACAGACATGCTTTCTATATCATCGGGGTTAATATCAGCAATTCCATTACCCATATCTAATGAACGGTTCCAATAACCATTGTCTGGTGCACCCGTAAAGTTATCGAATGGAATTCCATCAACAACAATTAATGGTTGGTTACTACCAGTTAAAGAGTTGCTACCTCTTAATAATATTTTTGAAGATCCTGCAGGTCCATCGCTTGAACGAACTACCTGTAACCCAGCAATTTTACCCGTAAGTGCATTTGCAAGGTTGGGTTCTTTAGCTGAAACCAACGACTCTCCTTTTAGTTCCTGCATAGCATAACCCAGTGATTTTTTTTCTCTTTTAATACCCAGGGCGGTAACAACAACAGCAGTCATTTCTTTAGAAGCAATAGCAAGCTGAACATTAATGCTTCCGCTATTGTCGTTTACTACTTCTTTGTCGTCAAACCCAATAGAACTGAAAACCAATGTAGCACCAGGGGATACAGAAATTTTAAAATTTCCGTTTAAATCACTGGTGGCGTAGTTGTTGGTTTTCTTTTCCCTGATAGTTGCAGATGCAACAGGGTTACCATCGGCATCCTTTATGGTGCCAGTAACTAATTTTTTATCCTGGGCGCTTACATCCAGGATGCATAGAACCGTCAGCAGCATTACCGTTAACAGCCTACCAATCAGATTTTTCATTTGCAGTTTTTTTTAATAATGAAGAATTTGTTTACAATTGTTTTTCAATTAGGAAATCAATGACTTTTCATGGGTTAATAAAAATTTTCTTTTGTCTATTTGGTCCATTACCAGGCAGGCCGTACCAATAATTTCTGCCTGGTAGTTCATTTGTGATATTTCAATTGTAGTGTCTTCGGCAATTTTTGGAATGCAAAGCTTGTTAATTGCCTGTTGTATAGGAGCACGCCAAAGTCGGCCTGCTAATGAGCCACGGCCGCTAAGTACAATCAATTCGGGGTTTAATATATGGATGAGAATGGCAACGCCACGGCCAATATTATAACCAACTTCTGTAATTAAATCTATGGAGAACGAATCGCCATGAAGTGCAGCCTCAATAATACTATGGGCTGCAGCTTCTGGGTGATCCATGCTTATATCTTTTAAGGAGGTAGATTTTCCCTCTTTAATGCCTTTAATAGCTTTGTCAATTATAACCAGTAGTGAGGTTTCTGTTTCCAGGCAACCGCTTTTGCCACAACCACAAATTTTATTATTGGTAAAAATGGGTATATGGCTGAATTCGCCGGCAAATCCATTATTGCCTCTGAATAATTCGCCATTTAATATCATTCCTAAACCCACACCCCAGCCTATATTTATAACCATGGAATTTTTTCTGTTACGGGCTTTGCCAAATTTCAATTCAGCAAGGGCAACAAGGCTGGAGTCGTTATCAATAAAAACAGGTACTCCCAATTCCGACTCCAACTCACTCACTACGTTTCCACGTGCAGGTTTTAGATAGGTATTATTGATGCTTTTTTTAATGTCAACAAATCCCGGCATACCTATACCAATGCCCACAATTTTATTTTTAGCGATGCCGGATTTTTGGATATAATTTTTTAGAAGGTCTAAAAGCTGGTATAAAGATTTCGGGTTATTGGCAAGGGTAAGCTCAAAATTTTCAATGGGGAATGCAAAATTATTCTGCATATCCAATATCGCCACACGGGTTACCAACTGATCCATAGATACAGCCACTATATACATCACATCGCTCTTAAGCGAATACATTTGCGGGCGCCTGCCGCCTGTAGAATTTGCAAAACCACTCTCAATTACCGACCCTTCATCAATAAGTTCATTTATAATTTTTGAGGTAAGGGGAATGCTTTTCTCTGTAAGGTCACTTAAGTCCGAACAGGATAATTCTCCACCAAAGTAGAGATGTTTTTGAATTTGCTTTTTATAAACTGTCTGTTTATCGAGCATAAATATACAAGAAGAGCAAAATGTTAAAATTGAAAGCTAAGGTAGGAATATCTTTAATAATAAAATTAAAAAGTATTGTTTTCTTTTTAATTAATATAGTAATTTGTTAATAATTATAATAAGTGGCTCAATATATTTAAAATTAGTTAAAATGTTTTAACTATATATATAGTTGAAAATAAATTATTTAAAATATTTTGTTTAATTTTTTAAAAAATATTTCTATTAATCATAATGTTAATAAATTTTAAATATTTGTTAATAAGCATATTTTTTAAACAGATTTTTATTTTAACACATATGGGTGCTGTTTGGATTTTTGCTTTTTGCTATTAACTTTTTTTTAATGTCACTTAATGAATAGTTTATATTTTAATAAATATGAAATGACACGATATGCACTATTTTCCAGTCTTTTGTTTTTGCGGTAAAACCTTTATGGTGAGCGAGATGTTTGGCTAATCTAAAATGTACCTCTTCCCCGGTAAACCCGATATAAAATTTATTGATTGCTTTGGAATAAAGGATATAAGTACTAAACATAAAAAAGAGATTATCATTTGGGATAACCTCTTGTGGTGACCGCGTTAGGATTCAAACCTAAAACCTTCCCGACAGGTATGTCGGGATGCTCTATTGGGTTGCGCTACGCCTTATTAAATTCCATATACGTTCAGCGTTTTTCCAGCCTTTAATTTGTTTTTCTCTGGTTTGTGCTTGTAGCTTATTTTCAAAATTTTCGGTATGCACTATTTTCCAGTCTTTTGCTTTTGCGGTAAAACCTTTATGGTGAGCGAGATGTTTGGCTAATCTAAATTGTACCTCTTCCCCGGTAAACCCGATATAAAATTTATTGATTGCTTCGGAATAAAGTATATAAGTACTAAACATAAAAAAGAGATTATCATTTGGGATAACCTCCTGTGTGGTGACCGCGTTAGGATTCAAACCTAAAACCTTCCCGACAGGTATGTCGGGATGCTCTATTGGGTTGCGCTACGCCTTATTAAATTCCATATACGTTCAGCGTTTTTCCAGCCTTTAATTTGTTTTTCTCTGGTTTGTGCTTGTAGCTTATTTTCAAAATTTTCGGTATGCACTATTTTCCAGTCTTTTGCTTTTGCGGTAAAACCTTTATGGTGAGCGAGATGTTTGGCTAATCTAAATTGTACCTCTTCCCCGGTAAACCCGATATAAAATTTATTGATTGCTTCGGAATAAAGTATATAAGTACTAAACATAAAAAAGAGATTATCATTTGGGATAACCTCCTGTGTGGTGACCGCGTTAGGATTCAAACCTAAAACCTTCCCGACAGGTATGTCGGGATGCTCTATTGGGTTGCGCTACGCCTTATTAAATTCCATATACGTTCAGCGTTTTTCCAGCCTTTAATTTGTTTTTCTCTGGTTTGTGCTTGTAGCTTATTTTCAAAATTTTCGGTATGCACTATTTTCCAGTCTTTTGCTTTTGCGGTAAAACCTTTATGGTGAGCGAGATGTTTGGCTAATCTAAATTGTACCTCTTCCCCGGTAAACCCGATATAAAATTTATTGATTGCTTCGGAATAAAGTATATAAGTACTAAACATAAAAAAGAGATTATCATTTGGGATAACCTCCTGTGTGGTGACCGCGTTAGGATTCAAACCTAAAACCTTCCCGACAGGTATGTCGGGATGCTCTATTGGGTTGCGCTACGCCTTATTAAATTCCATATACGTTCAGCGTTTTTCCAGCCTTTAATTTGTTTTTCTCTGGTTTGTGCTTGTAGCTTATTTTCAAAATTTTCGGTATGCACTATTTTCCAGTCTTTTGCTTTTGCGGTAAAACCTTTATGGTGAGCGAGATGTTTGGCTAATCTAAATTGTACCTCTTCCCCGGTAAACCCGATATAAAATTTATTGATTGCTTCGGAATAAAGTATATAAGTACTAAACATAAAAAAGAGATTATCATTTGGGATAACCTCCTGTGTGGTGACCGCGTTAGGATTCAAACCTAAAACCTTCCCGACAGGTATGTCGGGATGCTCTATTGGGTTGCGCTACGCCTTATTAAATTCCATATACGTTCAGCGTTTTTCCAGCCTTTAATTTGTTTTTCTCTGGTTTGTGCTTGTAGCTTATTTTCAAAATTTTCGGTATGCACTATTTTCCAGTCTTTTGCTTTTGCGGTAAAACCTTTATGGTGAGCGAGATGTTTGGCTAATCTAAATTGTACCTCTTCCCCGGTAAACCCGATATAAAATTTATTGATTGCTTCGGAATAAAGTATATAAGTACTAAACATAAAAAGAGATTATCATTTGGGATAACCTCCTGTGTGGTGACCGCGTTAGGATTCAAACCTAAAACCTTCCCGACAGGTATGTCGGGATGCTCTATTGGGTTGCGCTACGCCTTATTAAATTCCATATACGTTCAGCGTTTTTCCAGCCTTTAATTTGTTTTTCTCTGGTTTGTGCTTGTAGCTTATTTTCAAAATTTTCGGTATGCACTATTTTCCAGTCTTTTGCTTTTGCGGTAAAACCTTTATGGTGAGCGAGATGTTTGGCTAATCTAAATTGTACCTCTTCCCCGGTAAACCCGATATAAAATTTATTGATTGCTTCGGAATAAAGTATATAAGTACTAAACATAAAAAAGAGATTATCATTTGGGATAACCTCCTGTGTGGTGACCGCGTTAGGATTCAAACCTAAAACCTTCTGATCCGTAGTCAGATGCTCTATTCAGTTGAGCTACGCAGCCATTTTTGGACAGCAAAGATAAAACAAAATCTCTTTGCTTTTGTTATAATCCGGCTAAAAAATTCTCATGTATGTGTTTTACTACCGAAGGCAGGCTGCCGGTTTCTTCATATACTTTAAGCTGCCTGTCGGCGCCGGTTCCTTGCTCCAATATTTTATGTACATGGCTTATATAGTGCTGGCTGCCCAAATGAGGTACTACATCACTCACAAAATCAAGTAATTCATAAATAAGCACCCTGGTATTCACTTCAGATTCTTTCCCAAAATCTATCATACTGCCTTCAATACCATAACGGCTGGCCCGCCATTTATTTTCATTTACGAGGTTTCTGGGATAGATTATAAAATTAAGATTCTGTGTTCTGAGCTTGTACAATTTTGCACAAATAGCCTGGAACAATGCTGCAATAGTAATAGTTTCCTGCACCGTCATAGGGATATCACAAACCCTGAACTCAACCGTATTAAAAAACGGGTGTACCCTTAAATCCCACCATATTTTCTTTGCATTATCAATACAATTGGTTTTAATTAATAATTTTACATAGTTGTCATAAGCTTCTATGCTTTCAAAAAAATCGGGTATGCCGGTTCGTGGAAATTTGTCAAATACCTTGGTGCGAAAACTTTTATACCCGGTTTTTCGGCCTTCCCAAAATGGTGAGTTGGTGCTAAGTGCATAAATATGCGGTAAAAAATATCGGGCCGAGTTGGCAATATGAATAGCCATTTCACGGGTTTCCATGCCTACATGCACATGCAAGCCAAAAATAAGGTTGCTGCGTGCCGCCTCCTGCAATTCATTTACAATTTCATTGTAGCGTACATGCTCCGTAATCATTTGGCTTTCCCAATGGCTAAAGGGATGCGTGCCACTTGCGCCTACCCATAGGTCTAAATCTTCAGCAATACTGCTAATGGTTTTGCGGAGTGTGGCTACATCAATAAAAGCTTCATCTACATCGGCACAAATGTCGGTACCTACTTCTACAACGGCCTGGTGCATTTCTGCTTTTACTTTATCCTTAATAATTTTTTGACCTTCCTGTACAATTTTCTGGTCGTGGCTTTTTAATTCACAGGTTTTAGGGTCAAGTACCATGTATTCTTCTTCAACACCAAGGGTAAAATGCTTGTAAGAAATATTTGCCATTTATATTAGTTGAAAGTGGATAATTGAAACTGGAAAGAGTAGCGTAACATTAATTTAGTAAATGATACATGATACCTTTCACATTATACTGTAATTAAAAAAGTTTTTGTTTGTTGCTACTTCTTTTTATGTATTCTCCCCAGGTAAGGTTATCGGCGCCCTCTACATGGGCTTGTGCTTTTTCAATGGCATAAGTTGCTGCGGTTTCCACCACCCAGTCAAAATTTTCCTGTCCTACACTGGTTACTTCCGCATCTGGGGCAGGGTTGCAAAAATCAATGGCATACGGTACGCCATTGCGTAAGGCCAGTTCTACGGTATTAAAATCGTAGCCCAGGTAGCGGCAAATACGCAGCACAATATCTTCCATTAATTTATAACTTTCTGGCGAAGGGGAGAAGTCGGCCACATAGCGCAGGTGATGTGGGTTGCGGGGCTCGTAAGGCATAATGCGTACATATTTTCCGCCAATGCAATAACAGCGATAATACTCTTCAAATTTAATTTCTTCCTGCAGCATCATCACCAATTGTTCTGTTTCGGCATGTTTTTCAAAAAATTCATCCATGCTGTTTAACTGGTAAACACTTTTCCATCCGCCGCCGGCAAAAGGCTTCATGTAAGCAGGGAAACCAATGTACTTAAAAATACCGTCCCAATCCAAAGGATAACCAAGGTTGCTGAACGATTCGGCTGAAGTATCGGGTGGCAAATCCCTTGAAGGTAATATAACCGTTTTAGGAACAGGTACGCCAATTTTTGTTGCAAGGCAATTATTAAAAAATTTTTCATCTGCACTCCACCAAAATGGATTATTGATAACTGCTGTGCCGCACAATGCGGCGTTTTTTAAATAAGCCCTGTAAAAGGGAACATCCTGGCTGATGCGGTCAAATATTACAGCATATTCAGTTTGTTCGCCCTGCATTACTTTGTCTATTCTTACTGCTTCTGCTACTATACCCGGTACCGCTTTACTGTTTACCCTTTCTACAAAAGCATCCGGAAAGCTTCTTTCTTTACCGAATAACATTCCTATTTTCTTCATAATAAATATTTAATTGATGATAAAATTAATTTGTGGCTCTGCTATTCAAATATATTTTGTACCTGCCAATAAAACAAAAATGTT contains:
- a CDS encoding GIY-YIG nuclease family protein — translated: MFSTYILYSKAINKFYIGFTGEEVHFRLAKHLAHHKGFTAKTKDWKIVHIVSFHIY
- a CDS encoding ROK family protein; protein product: MLDKQTVYKKQIQKHLYFGGELSCSDLSDLTEKSIPLTSKIINELIDEGSVIESGFANSTGGRRPQMYSLKSDVMYIVAVSMDQLVTRVAILDMQNNFAFPIENFELTLANNPKSLYQLLDLLKNYIQKSGIAKNKIVGIGIGMPGFVDIKKSINNTYLKPARGNVVSELESELGVPVFIDNDSSLVALAELKFGKARNRKNSMVINIGWGVGLGMILNGELFRGNNGFAGEFSHIPIFTNNKICGCGKSGCLETETSLLVIIDKAIKGIKEGKSTSLKDISMDHPEAAAHSIIEAALHGDSFSIDLITEVGYNIGRGVAILIHILNPELIVLSGRGSLAGRLWRAPIQQAINKLCIPKIAEDTTIEISQMNYQAEIIGTACLVMDQIDKRKFLLTHEKSLIS
- a CDS encoding GIY-YIG nuclease family protein produces the protein MFSTYILYSEAINKFYIGFTGEEVQFRLAKHLAHHKGFTAKAKDWKIVHTENFENKLQAQTREKQIKGWKNAERIWNLIRRSATQ
- a CDS encoding carboxylate-amine ligase yields the protein MANISYKHFTLGVEEEYMVLDPKTCELKSHDQKIVQEGQKIIKDKVKAEMHQAVVEVGTDICADVDEAFIDVATLRKTISSIAEDLDLWVGASGTHPFSHWESQMITEHVRYNEIVNELQEAARSNLIFGLHVHVGMETREMAIHIANSARYFLPHIYALSTNSPFWEGRKTGYKSFRTKVFDKFPRTGIPDFFESIEAYDNYVKLLIKTNCIDNAKKIWWDLRVHPFFNTVEFRVCDIPMTVQETITIAALFQAICAKLYKLRTQNLNFIIYPRNLVNENKWRASRYGIEGSMIDFGKESEVNTRVLIYELLDFVSDVVPHLGSQHYISHVHKILEQGTGADRQLKVYEETGSLPSVVKHIHENFLAGL